The DNA sequence TCGGATGACCGGGGCCTCGTCGTCCGCGTCGAGCAGGTCCTTGGGCTCCTCCAGCTCATGGGCGAGGGAGTCCAGGTCCTCGGTCGTCTCCATCTCGTCGACGAGCTGCTCGGCCTCGTTGACCGAGCGGTCGTACACGGCGTTGATGGTGTCGACGATGGTGGACGCCAGCGCGATGCGCGGGCTGATGTTCTGCCCGAGCAGCAGTCGCGCGTGGTCCAGCGCGGTGGTGTCCAGCGGATCCGCCGCGGCGAGGATGACGGCGTCTCCCTCCACGGCGAGCGGCAGGATGTGCGTCTGGCGGGCGAAGTTGATGGGGATGCGCTTGACCAGCTCGACATCCACCTCTTCGGTGAAGATGCGCTGGAGGTAGGGCAGGTCGAGCTGGTGGCCGAGCGCGCGCGCCACGTCCTCCTCGGTGACCGCCTTCAATCCGACCAGCACCTCACCCAGACGGCCGCCCTTCTCGGCCTGCGTGGCGAGCGCCTCCTGGATCTTCTCCTCGGTCAGGGCCGGGACGAGCGCGCGGAGGATCTCCCCCAGCGGCCGGCCGCAGAGATAGGCCTGGCCATGGGCGACGACCTGCGTGGCGTCGTTGCGCGGCGCGGCGCCGGACGCGGCGGCGCCTTGAGTGGTGGGATCCGCGGTCACGTTCATGGACTCATTCCCCCTGGCCCGGCTGGATGCGCAGGCGCTCGGGCGACGCGTCCGGACGGGACGCGGGGGCCTCGGGCTGCGCGCTCGGAGCGGGCGCTGATTTGTCGGAACCCGCGGGGGGCGGCGCGAAGTCCCGTTGGGCGGCGCCGTTGGGCGGTGCCTGGACCTCGGGGCCCGCGCCGGGAGCGGGCGAGGGGGCGGCGGACGGCTGGTTCGTGCGGGGGGCCGGCGGGGGAGCCTGGGGCGTGGCCGGACGGATGACGCGCTCGCCAGCGGAGCCCGGGCCGCCGTTCTCCACGCGCTGCTCTTCCTTCATGACGGCCTGGTTCATGCGCATGAGCGGACCGGGCTTGCGGCTGAAGTCCACCGCCACGTCGTAGCCCGCCACCTGGCCGTAGAACTGCTCAACGAACTGCTGACGCTCCTTCATCTTGCGCTCGAAGATGCGGCGGAAGTCCTCCTGGCCTCGGATGATGTAGGGCGTGAGGAAGAGCAGCAGGTTCGTCTTGGTCTTCTTGTTCGTCGTCTGGCGGAACAGGTGACCGATGAGCGGGATGTCACCGAGCACCGGCACCTTGGCCACGGACTCGATGGTGCGGTCCTGCATGATGCCGCCGATGACCACGGTCTCCTGGTCCTTGGCGATGACGGTCGTCTTCGCGCTGCGCTTGCTGGTGGTGGGGCCGAGCACCGGATCCGTGGAGGCGATCTCCTCGGTCTGCTCGGTGATGACCAGCCGGATGTAGTCGCTCTCGTTGATCTGCGGCTTGACGGTGAGCTTCAGCTCCACGTTCTGGCGGGTGATGGGCGCGTAGAGCGAGCCCAGGCCACCCAGCGACGCGAGCAGCGACGGGTTGAGGCCGCCGGTGGTGCCGGTGCCACCCGCGGCGCCGCCCAGGCTGGAGGGCGAGAAGCCGGACTGGAACGGGACGTTCTGGCCCACGGTGATCTCCGCCTCCTCGTTGTCGCTGGTGAGGATGTGCGGGGTGGACAGCACGTTGACGTCCGAGGACTGCTGGAGCGCGTGCAGCACCACGCCGAAGGCGGGAATGTCGATGCCCAGGTTCTTCAGCGCGGGGATGACCGGGCCCTGGATGCCGGCGAGGAAGCCGCCGAAGCTGGCCAGGTTGGCGAGGCTGAACGACGGAGGCGCGCCGGACGAGGTGTACTTCGTGCCCACGATGCCCGCGGCGTCGTTGTCACCCGCCTTCAGGCTGAAGCCCTGGTGGACGTTGACGCCGAACTCGCTGTTGCGGTCGAGGTTCACCTCCATGATGACGGCCTCGACGAACACCTGGCGGCGCGGCTGATCCAACTGCTGGATGACCTGGACCAGGTTCTTGTAGTCCGACTGGCTGGCGATGATGACGAGCGAGTTGGTGCCCTTGTCCGCGGAGATCTTCACCTCGCCGCTGAACAGCTCCGCCGCCTGGGTGCCCGCCGGGCGCTGAATGCCGCCGGGAGCCTGGGGCGGGGGGAGGTTGCGCGGGCGATTCGCCGTGCCCTGCGCCAGCGACTGGAGCGTGGCGGCGAGCTCCTCCGCGTTGGCGTTCTCCAGCGCGTAGATGTTGATGCGACCGCCGCCGCCCGCCGGGATGTCGATCTCCCGGACGATGTCCTGGATGCGCGCGAACGCCGCGGGGCTGGCGACGATGATGAGCTTGTTGGTGCGCTCGTCCGGGAGGATCTGCGTCAGCGTCACCGGACCACCGCTGGCCTCCTGGCCACCCGGGGACACGGCGCCCTCTCCGGGAGGACCGCCCGGGTTGACGGGCGGCGTGAACGAGCCGGGGCGCTGGCCTGGGCGCGTCGTCTTGGACTCGAAGAGGCGCTGCACCGTGGTGGCCACGTCCTGCGCGGTGGCGTACTGCACCTGGATGACGCGCATCTCGTCGCTGGCGGCGCGGCTGTCGAGCTGATCAATCAGCCGCTCCAGACGGTGGATGTTGGAGCCCACGTCGTTGATGATGATGGTGTCCGGCGGGAACGGGATGGTGTCGCCGTCCTTGGACACGAGCTGCTGGAGCACGCCGCGCAGGGGCTCCACTTCCACGTTCTTGATCTTGAACAGCTTCGTCACCATCTGCTCGTTGGTGGTGTACGGCTGATCCGGATCCGTGATGGTGGGGATGGGGTTCTGCTTGGCGGAGCGCTTGTCGACAATCTTCAGGAAGCGCCCGTAGGGGTAGACGGCGAGCCCGTTGGCGTCGAGCGCGGCGAGGAACGCGGAGTAGAAGGCGTCCGCGTCCACCTCCACGCGGCCGTTCTCCGGTCCGATGATGGAGATCTTCCCGCGCACGTTCTCCGGAAGGATGAACGTCTTGCAGGTCGCGTCCGAGACGGTCTGCACCAGCTTCTCGATCTCCACCTTGTCGAAGTAGATGCCGTAGCGCGCATGGCGCCGGGCGTCCTCACAGGTGGGCGTGGTGCGCGAGCCCTGGGGCTCGTTGCCGGAGCCCTGGTTCGTGGCGGGCGCGGCGGGCGCCTGCGGGGAAATCGTCCGCGCACCCGGAGGCGTGTTGTCGGGCAGCGAAGGACGGCGTTGCGCCCACGCGGGAGCGGCGAGCGCGAAGCACAGACAGAGCATCCAGGACAGGAGCGTCTTCATGGAGGAGCGGGCGCTGCTGGGGGTGTTTAACGGACGTTGTACGATTTGCGGATCGGCGCTCCGTTGCGCTCGATCTCGATCTCGATACGAGAGGAGTCCTTCAGCTTCGAGTAGACCTCCAGAGCCTTCTCTGGACTGTTCATGTCGAAGCCGTTGATGCGTCGGATGACGTCACCGTTCTGGACGCCAATCTTCGAATAGATGGAATCCGGGCGGATGGAGAAGAGCTTGAAGCCCACGGCCTGCCCATCCTTGAAGGCCGGAACGATGCGCGCCTGCATGGCCACGTCGTTGAGGTTGCCCAGGGTGCGGTCAATCTCCGCCTTGGGCACTTCGTACTCGTTCTCGCTGAGGGCCTTGATGCCGTTGCCCAGGCCGTTTCCGGCGGGCGGCGCGGTGTTGGCGGGGGCGGTGGTGGGCGGCGGCGTGTAGGCCGCGACGGCACCGTCACCCGGCTGCCCGTCGATGAACTCACGGCGGCCACCGTTGTTGATGATGACGCGCTCGCGCTCGATCTCCATGATGGTGGCGCCCTGCAGCGTGTTGCCGATCATGTACGTCTGCGAGCGCTGCGTGACCATGTCCTGGATGGACGCGAAGGACCAATCCGGGTTGGCCGCCACGAGCGTGCCCAGCAGCTTCACGCGCATGCCGCTCTTGGCAGGGGGCGCGTTGGGATCCATCTGCGGGGGACCCTCAGGCTCCTTCACCGCCACCTCGGGCTCGGGAATCTTGATGCCCGTGAGCTTGGACAACCGCTCCATGTCGAGCGAGGCCACGCTGGTCTCCGCCGCACGAGCGTGGTGCGGCGCGCGCGCGGACTGCCCCGATGAAGGGGCCGGCGCGATGGCGGACTCGACGAACAGGTTCACCGTGCGCGCCGCCAGCAAGGCGACGAACAGGATGAACAGCAAGCTCACCGTCCAGAAGTATTTGCGAAAGAAGAGTTCCATCACGCTTCCAAGAGAAAGCCAGCCCCGGATTCAGCAAGCCAAGTGCCACCGGCGGGGGCGGGCAGAGAACTTGAGCCTTACGGCCAAGTGCTCGGAATTATTTCGGAATAGCGGACGCGCCGGAGGGGGCGAGCGGGCCCGCGCCGCTGTGCGGACAAATTGTCAAAAGCGAGCGGGGGCTGGTGTGACGCCCTGTCAGTCCGGCACGCCTGGGGGAGGGGGCGTCTCCGGGCCGGTCTGCTCACGCTCGAGCTTGCGGTAGATGGTGCGCGCGGCGATGCCGAGCAGCCGCGCGGCCAGCGTCTTGTCGCCCCGGGTGTGGCGCAGCGTTTCGTGGATCACCCGGCGCTCGATCTCCTCCATGGGCGTGCCAATGGGGATGACGAGCTGACCCGCGGAGCCGAGCGGCCCCTTGCGCACCGACTCGGGCAGGTCGCTGGCCTCCAGCACCTCGCCGCGGGCGAGCACCACGGCACGCTCCACGGCGTGCTCCAACTCGCGCACGTTGCCGGGCCACGCGTAGTTCTCCAGCACGCCCAGCGCCTCGGCGGAGAAGCCGCGCAGCACCTTGGCGTTCTTCGCGGCGAAGCGGCGCAGGAAGGCATCCGCCAGCAGGGGGATGTCCTCGCGGCGCGAGGCCAGCGCGGGCACGCGGATCTCCACCACGTGCAGGCGGTAGTAGAGGTCCTCGCGGAAGCGGCCCTCCGCGACCTCCTTCTGCAGGTCCTTGTTCGTGGCGGCGACGAGCCGCACGTCCACCTTCACCGTCTGCGTGCCGCCCAGCCGCTCCAGCTCTCCCTCCTGCAGCACGCGCAGCAGCTTCACCTGCGCGGTGAGGGGAAGCTCGCCTACTTCATCCAGGAAGAGGGTGCCTCCGTGGGCGCGCTCGAAGCGGCCCTCGCGCCGGGCCACCGCGCCCGTGAAGGCGCCGCGCTCCACGCCGAACAGCTCCGCCTCCAGGATGCTCTCCGGCAGCGCGCCGCAGTTGACCGCGATGAAGGCGGCCCGGGCTCGCGACGAGTACTCATGCAGCGCGCGAGCGGCCAGCTCCTTGCCCGTGCCGGACTCGCCCAGCAGGAGCACGGTGGCGGTGGAGGGCGCGGCCTGCCGCAGGGTGTCCAGCATGGCGCGGAAGGCAGGGGACTGGCCCACCATGGCCTTCCCACCCGAGGGGGATATCTCCGCCAGCTTCGCCTTGAGCGACTGGTTCTCCGCCACCAGCGCCTGCTTCTCCAGCGCCTTCTGGACCGCCTTCACCAGCGAGTGGCGCTTGAGGGGCTTGGTGATGAAGTCGTAGGCGCCGTCCTTCATGGCCGCCACCGCCGTCTCCACCGTGCCGTAGGCGGTCATCAGCACCACCTCCACGTCCGGGCGGATGGCGCGGCTGGCCTTGAGCAGCTCCTGCCCGTCCATGCCGGGCATCATCAGGTCCGTCACCATCACGCTCACCTCGGGGCGCCGGAGCATCTCCAGCGCCTCGGTGCCCTGGGCCGCGGTGAGCGTGGCGAAGCCTTCCCGCTGGAAGATGCGGGCGACCGAATCGAGGTTGGCGCGGTCGTCGTCGACGACCAGGACCGTGGGCGATGTCATGGGTGTGCGTGTGCCTTTCGCGGACCACGGACTTGCAAGGCCTGTTCCCTAGCTGGCGTCCTCATCCGGCTCCAGGGGCCCGCCCCCCATGCGGCCGATGTCTTCCTTGCGCACCGAGTCCACCTTGAACTTGCGGGCGCTGGCGAGCATCCGCTCCAGGGTGGCGTCGAAGTCCGGCGGCGCGCCGTCCTTGCGGAAGCGCAGGAAGTTGATGCGCGCGACGACGAAGTTCTTGAGGTAGGGGCTCTGCATGCCCCGCTCCTTGAGCGCGTTGACGACGGCGACGACCGCGTCGTCCAGCTCCAGGAGGCGCGTGGCGCGGGCCTCGCGCAGGGGGAGCATCTCGGCGAGCGGCCGGGACTGGAAGGACTCCACGAGCTTGACGAAGGGGTGGTAGGCGCCCGCGGAGAAGCGGGGGCGCAGCTCATAGGCCGCGCCCAGGGTGATGAACGAGGGCTCGTCGAAGAGCGGCGCGAAGTTCGTCTCGGGGCCTCCGCGCCCGGCGCCCACGAGGCCGCGGTACATGCGGATGACCTCGAGCGAGCGCTCCTTTAGGTTGT is a window from the Myxococcaceae bacterium JPH2 genome containing:
- the gspD gene encoding type II secretion system secretin GspD produces the protein MKTLLSWMLCLCFALAAPAWAQRRPSLPDNTPPGARTISPQAPAAPATNQGSGNEPQGSRTTPTCEDARRHARYGIYFDKVEIEKLVQTVSDATCKTFILPENVRGKISIIGPENGRVEVDADAFYSAFLAALDANGLAVYPYGRFLKIVDKRSAKQNPIPTITDPDQPYTTNEQMVTKLFKIKNVEVEPLRGVLQQLVSKDGDTIPFPPDTIIINDVGSNIHRLERLIDQLDSRAASDEMRVIQVQYATAQDVATTVQRLFESKTTRPGQRPGSFTPPVNPGGPPGEGAVSPGGQEASGGPVTLTQILPDERTNKLIIVASPAAFARIQDIVREIDIPAGGGGRINIYALENANAEELAATLQSLAQGTANRPRNLPPPQAPGGIQRPAGTQAAELFSGEVKISADKGTNSLVIIASQSDYKNLVQVIQQLDQPRRQVFVEAVIMEVNLDRNSEFGVNVHQGFSLKAGDNDAAGIVGTKYTSSGAPPSFSLANLASFGGFLAGIQGPVIPALKNLGIDIPAFGVVLHALQQSSDVNVLSTPHILTSDNEEAEITVGQNVPFQSGFSPSSLGGAAGGTGTTGGLNPSLLASLGGLGSLYAPITRQNVELKLTVKPQINESDYIRLVITEQTEEIASTDPVLGPTTSKRSAKTTVIAKDQETVVIGGIMQDRTIESVAKVPVLGDIPLIGHLFRQTTNKKTKTNLLLFLTPYIIRGQEDFRRIFERKMKERQQFVEQFYGQVAGYDVAVDFSRKPGPLMRMNQAVMKEEQRVENGGPGSAGERVIRPATPQAPPPAPRTNQPSAAPSPAPGAGPEVQAPPNGAAQRDFAPPPAGSDKSAPAPSAQPEAPASRPDASPERLRIQPGQGE
- a CDS encoding general secretion pathway protein GspC codes for the protein MELFFRKYFWTVSLLFILFVALLAARTVNLFVESAIAPAPSSGQSARAPHHARAAETSVASLDMERLSKLTGIKIPEPEVAVKEPEGPPQMDPNAPPAKSGMRVKLLGTLVAANPDWSFASIQDMVTQRSQTYMIGNTLQGATIMEIERERVIINNGGRREFIDGQPGDGAVAAYTPPPTTAPANTAPPAGNGLGNGIKALSENEYEVPKAEIDRTLGNLNDVAMQARIVPAFKDGQAVGFKLFSIRPDSIYSKIGVQNGDVIRRINGFDMNSPEKALEVYSKLKDSSRIEIEIERNGAPIRKSYNVR
- a CDS encoding sigma-54-dependent Fis family transcriptional regulator yields the protein MTSPTVLVVDDDRANLDSVARIFQREGFATLTAAQGTEALEMLRRPEVSVMVTDLMMPGMDGQELLKASRAIRPDVEVVLMTAYGTVETAVAAMKDGAYDFITKPLKRHSLVKAVQKALEKQALVAENQSLKAKLAEISPSGGKAMVGQSPAFRAMLDTLRQAAPSTATVLLLGESGTGKELAARALHEYSSRARAAFIAVNCGALPESILEAELFGVERGAFTGAVARREGRFERAHGGTLFLDEVGELPLTAQVKLLRVLQEGELERLGGTQTVKVDVRLVAATNKDLQKEVAEGRFREDLYYRLHVVEIRVPALASRREDIPLLADAFLRRFAAKNAKVLRGFSAEALGVLENYAWPGNVRELEHAVERAVVLARGEVLEASDLPESVRKGPLGSAGQLVIPIGTPMEEIERRVIHETLRHTRGDKTLAARLLGIAARTIYRKLEREQTGPETPPPPGVPD
- a CDS encoding ParB N-terminal domain-containing protein, translated to MAAKSARKAAAKTTTPRKPRRKKAEPKSRGLTVAEVASDAAAYPIELLEAVRADGGEVLSVYRDPLGAHPVVLAALPIDKVEPTPYQRDLSEPHVKRLATAMERLDRFLDPVIAVRKDGRYWTPNGNHRLHASKLLGAKAIVALLLPEEDVAYQILALNTEKAHNLKERSLEVIRMYRGLVGAGRGGPETNFAPLFDEPSFITLGAAYELRPRFSAGAYHPFVKLVESFQSRPLAEMLPLREARATRLLELDDAVVAVVNALKERGMQSPYLKNFVVARINFLRFRKDGAPPDFDATLERMLASARKFKVDSVRKEDIGRMGGGPLEPDEDAS